The following proteins come from a genomic window of Papaver somniferum cultivar HN1 unplaced genomic scaffold, ASM357369v1 unplaced-scaffold_65, whole genome shotgun sequence:
- the LOC113343745 gene encoding ankyrin repeat domain-containing protein EMB506, chloroplastic-like — MILFSGTMVSLPQFLSFSIPFSLSTNFTIKTPHRSAVSNCKCASFNIKAINSRTRVVRSKRVYEKSVKGKWEEPLDGEDSSDDEEQDDWSEVPEEIEEDDEEERQVSVSVSSGKSFTKAQSDEDFIREVELLLGPEERAILEQNEAPDLTKISTKKWRPLHSLALSSQNYFMDKLLGHGVDIDGIDKDGFTALHKAVIGKKEPVISHLLRKGANPHATDRDGATALHYAVQVGAVLTVKLLIKYKVDVNVADNEGWTPLHVAVQARSRVIAKILLVNGADKTRKTKDGKTPLDLSLCYGKDFKSYELAKLLKVMGEN, encoded by the exons ATGATTCTGTTTTCAGGAACAATGGTATCCTTACCACAATTCCTCTCATTTTCTATTCCTTTTTCTTTGAGCACAAATTTTACTATAAAAACTCCTCACCGCAGTGCAGTATCAAACTGCAAGTGTGCTTCATTTAATATAAAGGCAATCAATTCAAGAACCAGAGTAGTCCGTTCAAAAAGGGTTTATGAAAAATCCGTTAAAGGAAAATGGGAAGAACCTCTTGATGGAGAAGATAGTAGTGATGACGAAGAACAAGATGATTGGAGTGAAGTAccagaagaaattgaagaagatgacgagGAAGAAAGACAAGTTTCAGTTTCTGTAAGTAGTGGGAAGTCTTTTACCAAAGCTCAGTCTGATGAAGACTTCATCAGAG AAGTTGAATTACTTTTGGGTCCAGAAGAAAGGGCAATCTTGGAACAAAATGAAGCTCCTGATCTTACTAAAATATCAACT AAAAAGTGGAGACCACTGCATAGTCTTGCATTATCAAGTCAGAATTATTTTATGGATAAACTTCTTGGACATGGTGTAGATATTGACGGTATTGATAAG GATGGTTTCACTGCTCTTCACAAGGCAGTTATTGGTAAAAAAGAGCCTGTTATCAGTCATCTTTTAAGAAAAGGCGCAAATCCTCATGCTACAGACAgg GATGGTGCAACCGCGCTTCATTATGCAGTTCAAGTTGGTGCAGTCCTTACTGTGAAACTGTTGATTAAGTATAAAGTTGATGTAAATGTTGCAGATAAT GAAGGTTGGACTCCACTGCATGTTGCTGTACAGGCTAGATCTAGAGTTATAGCAAAAATTTTGTTGGTTAATGGTGCGGATAAGACAAGAAAAACTAAG GATGGgaagacacctcttgatctaagcTTATGTTACGGAAAAGATTTCAAGTCATACGAGCTCGCTAAGCTTTTGAAGGTCATGGGAGAGAATTGA